A stretch of Candidatus Obscuribacterales bacterium DNA encodes these proteins:
- a CDS encoding DUF551 domain-containing protein — translation LNSGEPTVEAGWLDYRGKVEWPIETISPTHWMPLPAAPTPPKPEDKGIDPMYHDGDAGGFNY, via the coding sequence CCTCAACAGCGGTGAGCCAACCGTGGAGGCTGGATGGCTGGATTACAGGGGCAAGGTTGAGTGGCCTATTGAAACCATATCGCCAACCCACTGGATGCCCCTTCCAGCAGCCCCAACCCCGCCAAAGCCAGAAGACAAAGGAATTGACCCCATGTATCACGATGGTGATGCAGGAGGGTTTAA